The sequence below is a genomic window from Lolium perenne isolate Kyuss_39 chromosome 7, Kyuss_2.0, whole genome shotgun sequence.
catagcagtagctagatgatcgtcttctcctaattgtgctatcattgttggatcttgtgagctgcctaacatgatcaagatcatctatttgtaatgctacatgttgcgtttgttgggatccgatgaatagtgaatactatgctatgttgattatcaatctattatctatgtgttgtttatgatcttgcatgctctccgttgctagtagaggctctggccaagtcgttacttgtaactccaagagggagtatttatgctcgatagtgggttcatgcctccattaaatctgggacagtgacagaaagttctaaggttgtggatgtgctgttgccactagggataaaacatcaatgctatgtctaaggatgtatttgttgattacattacgcaccatacttaatgcaattgtctgttgtttgcaacttaatactggagggggttcggatgataacctgaaggtggactttttaggcatagatgcatgctggatagcggtctatgtactttgtcgtaatgcccaattgaatttcacactactcatcataacatgtatgtgcatggtcatgccctctttatttgtcaattgcccaactgtaatttgttcacccaacatgctatttatcttatgggagagacaccactagtgaactgtggaccccggtccattcttttacatcgaatacaatctactgcaatactcgttctactgttttctgcaaacatcatcatccacagtatacatctaatcctttgttacagcaagccggtgagattgacaacctcactatcacgttggggcaaagtaatctggttgtgttgtgcaggttccacgttggcgccggaatccctggtgttgcgccgcactacactccgccgccatcaaccttcaacgtgcttattggctcctactggttcgataaaccttggtttcttactgagggaaacttactgctgtacgcatcacacctttgaAGCGACACAACCTGAATACAGATTGAATCTCTGTGCTTTTCTGTGCTAGTCccttggatcaatcgctagcacgcaCAGTTCGATGAATAACCAGAATAGCAAATGCGTCAATTATTACAACGTATGATCCATGGTATAATTATTACAAAGTGCATAGCTCAAGGCTAGCTGAAAATAACATAGTTCAAGCAGTAAATAAATAAACGAAGAGCTCCATCACGCCACAGGCGAACATGTTGGGTGTAAGCTCGCAACCTACGGTATCTCTTACTCGTCTTCAGAATAACCTGCAACATAAAAACGTTGCAGCCCCGAAGGGTCATTACCCTTGGAATGGAAATGGCAAGATGTCACTATGGTGGCTTTTTATGGCGCCTAtcgctacatgatatttggcaggtggagttcatatttgcgtaaagccagttttgttTTCCCTACTCTCAAAACACTTATTTAAAACATAGTATATCAATAAGACTAATTACTACCCATAATCCACCTAGTGCATATATATTCAGAAATTCGACTGACGAGATTATCCAACAGTTTCAAGCTCTAATGGCTCAAagatgtccgtaaccggggacacggctaagtacttagttttgacactctcgagaggctgtacacattccccacatgacctagtctgttcttcttccatgatgcgcattttgctcaaatggacagatgtcgaCTAGGACAAGACCTTTCAGAAGCAATACCTCAACCACAATGGACGCGCTCCGTCCTACCAATATCTACCACCCTCTGTACATTGGGTCGAGTTCTCGCAACCTACTCAATctagccagagcccatatagcatgtggttgtactagAAGCTACTAAAACAAGAAAACCGGGCTAATCTttttgttcctgggtggccaacctcaAGTGTGATGCACACGGTGCTGCCATAGAAATGACCCCGGTGCaaccactcaacataaaccaAGCATTACCACTTACCACCCAGGGCTGTATTAATTTGACATGGTTGTTTTCATTAAGAGAATAAAACATTTATCTCTCGCAACCTCTCCACTTTGATAATATCCCAGGGCCAGCAATTTGAAAACATTATGCACATAAAACAACTACCAATGCATAGAAAACAGTAGGATATTGAGTTTGTGACACTTGCCTTGATCGGTGTTCAGACAGTCGTCGCAATCGCACTCGTTGCAATCCGGGCAATCTAACGCAAGCAAAATAATCCACAATCAAACACCAAACAACACAAACAGGTAAAACACATAATGAAATCATGCATGCATGCTCTGGAAGAAATTTGATATCAAATATTTTTATAAACAATTACTTTATGCAATAAAGGTTTCAAATAGCCATTTAACCATGAACAAAATATATATGTATAAAATAGTTTCTAATATCTCTTGCAGGCATACTGGTGGATAGGCAATTTAAGTATCTGCAATTTGGCGTTGGATTCATATTAAAATAGTTTACATAATTTAAAATATACTAAAAATActatatacatgattttaaaTTGCAAAATTCGCAAGTTTCGTAACAGTATAAACTAACAGTACCAAAATATTCTTCTCATTTTTCCGAATCCAACGATATATTATTTGTTCAAAACCGAGTTACGAAAATATGTTTATGATTTTTCCAAGATTAAACGTTTCGCGGTCTTTTAATAATTTGCTCCGAAAAGTTGTCAGAAAAAGTTTCTCAGACGGAGAAACTTCCTACATGAAAGTTACAGAGAATTCAATTACGAACTTAATGCAAAAGGAATCATCTAAAACGGAGCTATAGATTATTtgttatgaattttcaaagtcttTATGGGGAAACAAGCTAGCTGCTACACTCCATCGATCGATTCTGTACGTGGAAAAATTCAGTGTAATGTGTTAGCCCAATACCGTACCTATTGCACGAAAGACCGTGAATTAGACGTGAATGGCGAAGGCGTTCTAGTGATTCTCCGACACAGCCAAGGCGTGGACGTGAAGCCGCAGACGATTTCCGTCACGTTCGTGTTCTCGGTGTAGTTCAGCCAGGCTCCAGTTGGTGGCTATGGGCGGCTGAAGGCGGCGGACGGTGTCGGGACTCCGGCGATGTTTCCTCGATGTTCTAGTGGCCTGCATATCGGGGAAATAGGGTGAGGCGGCGGGGTTAAGTAAGGGGAACAACATGAAGTGAAGGAGGGGATCTCTGGGCGACGGGAACCTCCGGTTCTGAGCTCCAATGACGGCGGCAGATCGAAACTCCGGCGAGAAATTCGcgcagcctggcggcgcaaaaATTGTGAATTTTAGGGAGCAAAAACGGAGAAGATTATGAGGTATTTATAGAGGGATTTTCGTGGCAAAGGGAACACGAAATCGAACGGAACCGGGAGATTCTTCCGGCTTCGTTTTGGAACAGAGTTTGTTTCAGATACGAAGCTATAGTCTGGAGGTTGGAGATGATTGCTGGGTCCCAGCTGTcagcaaagaaaaaaaaaatgaaaaggcaaAGGACACGTAGTTTGCCAGACTTTCCCCGCGTGTGGTCTCGCTCGCGAGCCCGCGTGTGGTTGGCTGGCCGTTTGGCCTGGCCGGCCGATcggttcttttttttttctctctgtTTTCTTTTATCAAATTACTGAATTAGCTACAGTTATAAAACTGACGCAAATAAAAATACGAAAATTTGTAAAAACTTTCAGTACAGTACCGGATATACTGGGCACAGCCCCAATCCAGTAAAGCACTAGGATAAATATAGTTTGCATATAGATTAATCAACAAGAAGCAATACTAGCAGTATAAAACTTTTATGCAAGATACATGTAAAACATTTTCTAAAACTGAAACTTTGATAAGCTGATGTGATGCAATGCATGAATTTGAAAATGCACAGTTTTTAGGATGTTACAACctttcacttggggttcccaacggtcgcgtgctgaacggagagacacacgtcaactacgcgcaagcaagtaaatttctggcgccgttgccgggagatcaagacacgctgcaaggggagtctccacttccaatctctttactttgtttttgtcttgctttacttttatttacttctttatttgctgcattatatcaaaacacaaaaaaattagttgctagttttactttatttgctatcttgtttgccatattaaaaacacaaaaaaattagttacttgcattactttattttatttcatcatgtttcctcctaagttcactctaaaagatatatatgtaggagaagggtctataattggaagagataatatagaagcatttttcacccatgttagcatttTTCGTGCTTTTCTTTCAGAAaaggattatttttatcaaaatcGCCGACAACCCTCGACCGCTCCCCGATAGATCTTGAAATCTACTGTAGTTTACATCTGAAATTTTCCCGGATCCCAAAGCCGTGCACCCAATCCATCTTAGAACAAACCACCCCGTACATGCATGCCTCTGAAGTTTCAACAGCTCAGCTTCCGGAAATCACACTCTACATATATGTGGGCGTCCCAGGCTTATCTCGGGCGTCCATTTATGCTTCAAGATTCGTGCAGCTCGGTTGTGTACATTACAAAAGAACCCCTCCAGTGTAATTTCTGTTCACTATAAATTCACCTCTAATCTAGCGATGATTTACAATGACATCCCTGTGCTAAGCATCTGGTAGGACCTTGCCGGTTGCCGAATGAACCATCGACATAATTAGAACATAATAATTAGCACAGATCCAATTAGTATAGATTACATAAATCAATTAGTACATAATCATTTTGTTGGGCATTTTTCCTTGTAGACAAATCCAATACCAAATGTAAGAAGACTGTCACATTTGGTATGGATTTAATTAAGAACCAGATTAGTTTGTTACAAAAAAAAAGTAGGAAAAGCTGGATTAATTTTCCTTAGAGATCGACTGCATTCCACCATACGGTTTACTGTGAGAGGAAAGTTTCATGGATTTAGACTAGGATCGATTAGATTCACCATATGTTTAGGAAAGTTTCATGGGGAACAATGGAGCCACGGAAACCAACAATCTTTGGGGACCAAAAATTATAGGATGTGGTGGGGAATGTACAAAATCAAAATTAAAAACACGCAGAAAAAGCAAATCTGCACTCTTTACCATGCAAGCATCGTTAAAAGAAAATGGATCTGGATCGagaacaaaaaagaaaaagaaaaacgaaTCTGTAGCTATCACAAAGAAGGAAACAGGAACGCAGCGAATTTACATACGCCGGTACATACCGGTGTCTCATCCACTGTTCATTTTGCTTTGAGATTGGTGAGCCTTTTAACATTTTAtctaatataaaactaataattgaAATATAAGTGAAACTTTTGTGAAACCAAACTGATACATGGTTAACATTGTGAAACAATTTAAACTAGTATTTGAAATATAAGTGAAATTTTTGTGAAACCAAACAAATACATGGCTAACATTGTGAAACATTTTGGCACAAAAGTGAAACTACTGACGTCACTACCTTATGTTTTACAAAATATTTTTGTTTCAATTATGTTTCAGTTTTGCTTCATAATTTTGTGAGAGGATTAAGTCTGCACATGGCTGATGTCATTGCTGACATCACTGCTGTAGGTACCCGCAACTGTAAATAGAGGTTTTCGAAGGAAACAGGTCTTGGATGGTGAGCTGATGGAAACGACATGGtccccttctccttcttcctgcCACCGCCGACCAACCTGAACTTGCCGTCCAGCCTAACGCCGCCCGCTCCGTCGCGTTTCTCCCCGACGAGGAGCACGGGTTCTGTTTATGGTGCCTACGGGAAGAAGGCTGTAGAAGAGAGACGAACCCGGCCGAGATCCATGGCTGCCCCTTGAGAGACGTAGAGGAGGGCTCCGGTGGGGTGTGTGCAGGGGAGAACGAGAGGACGGGAGTTGGGAGGAGATAAGGTGTACATGTCCACTTTCGTTCCTATGGGGGGCAAGATATGAACAAAGACAAGGTTGTGGATGAAAAATGTTGTACACTAATCTTGAAATATTGAGGACCATTGGATAGGCCAGGGACACCCACGCCTATGTAGAAAAACTGCGTTGCTCAGCTTCGCCTTTTGTACTTTTCAAACAGTCTCTCTCACTAAATCCCAGTTTCATCGACTCGATTTTGTCCTCGACGCAGCCATACATTGCCATGGTACATATGCACGTACGTATAGGCGCGCGCGAGCCAGCAAGCAGAGACGCAGTTTAACGGCCATGGACGCGGTCGCCGACCTTGGAGCCCTCCTAAGATGAGAGGGACGGGTGGTTATTCATTCTATGGACACCATATTCTCGCTGGCGGCGGTGCCCCGTGCGCGCGTCCTGGAgcgcgcggcggcgcgcgtcCCCGGCTGCCTCTACCTCTGCCTCTGGGCACCGGTGACCGCCCAGCCCTCATCCAGGTTTGCACGTACCTCCCTCTCACTGCCGCGCTCGTTCGGTTTCCATCGCTCTTACGGCGTGGGCGCATTGGCTTTGCCAGCCATTTGTTCTGCTTGGACGcgtggatcggcggcggcggtggcggtgatcGCGCACGGGCGACGTTCGAGGTGTACCGAGGAGCGCTCTGCGCCGTCGTAAGCGGGTAGGCAATGTGATTTCAGTTCAAAATTATCCGCTTCTTCTAGCTCTGTTCCCACGGTGTGATCGAGGTTGCATGCAGATGCGTGCCAGGGTGGGCGTACAAGGACGGCCGCGCGTACCTCGAGCTGCCGAAGCCGGCCCTGATGGCATCGGCGTCGCTGCAGGTGCAGCAGCGATTCTACCATGTCAGTGTACACAAGAAATTTTCTTCATTTTTTCAAACGTTTGACTCGACACATACATAGTTCAAGGTTGAAGCCATTCCTGAAGTTTGCACACATGTTGGTCTCCTTTTCTCCCTGCAGGAAGCCGGCACGAAGGTAAGTACGTGCGTTTTTCTTTGAACTGGCCGCCTTTGTGATGCATTGCGTCGAATGAGCGAGCTGACGGTCGTGGCAGATGGCGGTGTTCATGGGATGCGAGAGCGGGGAGATCGAGGTCGGCTTGTCGACTACGTCGGTAACAGCGGCCACAGTGGCGGACCACGTGCAGCAGGCGCTCCTGGAGGAGATCCTCGAGCTGCCGCCGGCACgtccctcgtcctcgtcctcctccatgCCGTCACACTCGATCGGGAGCCCAGAGTACTCCTCTCTAATCCGCTCAATGGCGACGTCGGTCGCTGCAGCGAGCGAGCCGTCGACTCAGTCAATGATGCTGGCGTCGCCGCTTCCCGACTTGCTCGCGCCGGTCTACGGCCGGCACGGGTTCTCGACCGCAGAACCATACGACGCCGCCGCAATGGCGGAGGCAATGCTCGCGCTCATCTCCTCCTCCGACGCGTCGACCACCTCCACGCCTCCGCCACCTCCGAGCTACTCCACGCCCTCGTGGCTGGCGCGCCACCGCTCGTCGCCATGGCGGACGACGGCGTTCAAGGCGTACAGCGCGGCGAGAGCGCCGAGGGCGCGGCCGCGGCCAGGCGCGCCCGGGCAGAGGATGATCAAGACGTGCGTCTCACTCCTCGCGAGCGTGCACATGGCGATGCGTAGCCGCGAACTCGGGGCGGCGAGCCACGAGGACGGCAGAGCGCAGCCACCGCCGGCATCCGCCAGCAGCCAGCTGCACCACATGATCTCGGAGCGGCGCCGGCGCGAGCGGCTCAACGACAGCTTCCAGAGCCTCAGG
It includes:
- the LOC127311876 gene encoding putative transcription factor bHLH041 → MDTIFSLAAVPRARVLERAAARVPGCLYLCLWAPVTAQPSSSHLFCLDAWIGGGGGGDRARATFEVYRGALCAVVSGCVPGWAYKDGRAYLELPKPALMASASLQVQQRFYHEAGTKMAVFMGCESGEIEVGLSTTSVTAATVADHVQQALLEEILELPPARPSSSSSSMPSHSIGSPEYSSLIRSMATSVAAASEPSTQSMMLASPLPDLLAPVYGRHGFSTAEPYDAAAMAEAMLALISSSDASTTSTPPPPPSYSTPSWLARHRSSPWRTTAFKAYSAARAPRARPRPGAPGQRMIKTCVSLLASVHMAMRSRELGAASHEDGRAQPPPASASSQLHHMISERRRRERLNDSFQSLRALLPPGCKKDKANVLASTTEYMAKLISQVTQLQEQNRQLEAQLGLNPAVIDDGSSEKIEVEVTTGASTSTSSASNQPREVSVRVTVRAECDISEVLISLLARLKETGSFAVVSVDARQQSGALARASLTLRVMEAGYVVDETWLKEALTKVVEDATTATAAAPGSP